A stretch of the Pedobacter sp. MC2016-14 genome encodes the following:
- a CDS encoding DUF4843 domain-containing protein: MRLKFIKYFLVVTVMAAFASCEKKLQPYDNGSGLNFLYATPADTLINYSFALGAPAATIDTVWLGVETIGPVSDVNREVALEQVLTGLNDAEPGKHFVPLTDPDIKRRFVVPARQTIARLPIVFKRDVSLKTNTYSLKLRIKLNDSFTFSNPTRTGLRISLNDQLAKPVSWGTTATSTYLGAYGVVKHAWLREQTGGSWDNNYLLDLGFTATGTNANFDTQYALYLRSELKKKLSAYNAAQIAAGKDVLKEANGTVVTFPG, translated from the coding sequence ATGAGATTGAAATTCATAAAATATTTTTTAGTAGTCACTGTGATGGCAGCCTTTGCCAGTTGCGAGAAAAAGCTGCAACCTTATGACAATGGATCTGGATTGAATTTTTTATATGCCACACCGGCAGACACACTGATCAATTATTCTTTTGCTTTAGGGGCTCCAGCTGCAACCATCGATACCGTTTGGCTCGGAGTGGAAACCATCGGCCCCGTTAGTGATGTAAATCGCGAAGTTGCATTGGAACAGGTGCTCACGGGCCTCAACGATGCTGAACCTGGAAAGCATTTCGTTCCGTTGACTGATCCAGATATCAAACGACGATTTGTGGTACCAGCACGGCAGACCATAGCCAGATTGCCTATAGTTTTCAAACGTGATGTAAGCCTTAAAACCAATACATACAGTTTAAAACTTAGGATTAAGCTAAACGATTCGTTCACATTTTCAAACCCGACGAGGACTGGATTGAGAATTTCCTTAAATGACCAACTGGCCAAACCTGTAAGCTGGGGCACTACCGCTACGAGTACTTATCTTGGTGCATACGGAGTTGTAAAACATGCCTGGCTAAGAGAGCAGACTGGTGGCAGTTGGGATAATAATTACTTGCTGGATCTTGGTTTTACTGCAACCGGAACAAACGCAAATTTTGACACCCAATACGCATTGTATTTACGATCTGAACTTAAAAAGAAATTATCGGCATATAATGCAGCCCAAATAGCTGCTGGTAAAGATGTATTAAAAGAGGCAAACGGTACGGTAGTAACATTTCCTGGTTAA
- a CDS encoding RagB/SusD family nutrient uptake outer membrane protein: protein MKKIFVISFLALLVSLTSCRKWLDVKPENQKTTEEQFGSYSGFADALNGVYIKLKNRNIYGEKLTMTNIESLAQLWHLTGTTRLDDNELSLFTYADANLDLSANARNSISQIWLGLYNTIANANMIINNMPLHGSVINDPAKRSVILGEALAIRAFCHLDVLRLFGQLPKNATKQVSLPYAESVSTSDLPTYYNYAQFVAKIEADLLAAEQLLDKNDPIFSNTFAELNTLATGVQDDFMRFRQNRFNYWAVKGLQARFYLYIGNTAKAYTIAKSIINATGPTSNKVITLSSQEDFALGYLTSPSESLMMLHVVNLADYVSTVFGPDALSRVGTFNVSLNTAKLTTLYAGIPTVANNGRYQKLWNVTTTNQAGTTLPTLKKYNQDAAVGTLPVNVTKRQVIPLIRLSEMYLIVMETTTDLAEANALYQQYQLSHDATSGILFPTLDAVKTGVINEYRREFYAEGQMFYTYKRLGATTMLNRTGAVTEAHYILPIPMTEFNPK, encoded by the coding sequence ATGAAAAAAATATTTGTAATTAGTTTCCTTGCCTTACTGGTATCACTCACGTCTTGTAGAAAATGGCTAGATGTGAAGCCAGAAAACCAGAAAACAACAGAAGAACAGTTTGGTTCATATTCGGGCTTTGCCGATGCGTTGAACGGAGTTTATATAAAGCTTAAGAACCGCAATATCTATGGTGAAAAGTTGACCATGACCAATATTGAATCTCTAGCGCAGTTATGGCATCTCACCGGGACAACCCGGTTGGACGACAATGAGCTAAGCCTATTTACCTATGCAGATGCAAATCTGGACCTTAGTGCTAATGCCCGCAATTCGATTAGCCAAATTTGGTTGGGATTGTACAATACAATTGCCAATGCTAATATGATCATCAATAATATGCCATTACATGGATCAGTAATTAATGATCCAGCCAAACGATCGGTTATTTTAGGCGAAGCGCTTGCCATCCGGGCATTTTGCCATCTAGATGTGCTGCGCCTGTTCGGACAGCTTCCCAAAAATGCCACTAAACAGGTTTCCCTACCTTACGCTGAAAGTGTGTCTACAAGTGACTTGCCTACCTACTACAACTATGCTCAATTTGTTGCCAAAATTGAAGCAGACTTGCTTGCTGCAGAACAGTTGCTTGATAAAAACGACCCTATATTTTCAAATACATTTGCAGAGCTGAATACTTTGGCAACCGGCGTACAGGATGATTTCATGAGGTTCCGTCAAAACAGGTTCAACTATTGGGCGGTGAAGGGCTTACAGGCAAGGTTTTACCTATATATCGGCAATACCGCAAAAGCATACACTATCGCTAAAAGCATCATTAACGCAACAGGACCAACCAGTAACAAGGTTATCACTTTGAGTAGCCAGGAAGATTTTGCACTTGGCTATCTTACCAGCCCATCTGAAAGTCTAATGATGCTTCACGTTGTTAATCTAGCAGATTATGTGTCAACTGTATTTGGTCCGGATGCATTAAGCCGAGTGGGAACATTCAACGTTTCCCTAAATACTGCTAAGCTCACAACTCTTTATGCAGGTATCCCAACTGTTGCAAATAACGGACGTTATCAGAAGTTATGGAACGTTACAACAACAAATCAGGCGGGAACAACTTTGCCTACATTAAAAAAATATAACCAAGATGCTGCAGTAGGCACGCTTCCCGTAAACGTAACCAAAAGACAGGTCATCCCATTAATCCGTCTTTCGGAAATGTACCTGATTGTCATGGAAACCACTACCGACCTTGCCGAAGCAAACGCACTTTACCAGCAATATCAACTTTCACATGATGCTACATCCGGAATTTTATTCCCCACGTTAGACGCAGTGAAAACTGGCGTTATCAATGAGTATCGGAGAGAGTTTTACGCTGAAGGACAGATGTTCTATACCTATAAACGTTTAGGGGCCACCACAATGTTAAACAGAACCGGAGCGGTTACTGAAGCTCATTACATCCTTCCAATTCCAATGACTGAATTTAACCCAAAATAA
- a CDS encoding SusC/RagA family TonB-linked outer membrane protein — MKVFVVIILATILEVKASSSFAQNINLNEKSATLTSLIKKMRQQSGYDFLYDADLIDGFNNIKINVVNSTVEKALNQTLKDLPLAYTISNKLVVIKRKVTNQTGSTMVLADSVIRGQVFDSDNKGIPGVTVYNKTKKVSVQTNASGSYTIKGEKGDILVFSYIGFAQREVPVVLTNTPMVVILKESITDMKDVVVTGIFNKAKESYTGAVTTITADQIQANRGQNLLQTIKNLDPAFQIPVNNSMGSNPNVIPDVTIRGRSSLPTSVADYNAGLNSVVNVPLVIMDGFEISLTRLMDFNDEDIESINILKDASATAIYGSRGANGVIVIIRKKPKPGKLIISPRVDFTTELPDLSSYDMLSAAEILQLQYREGLYSNAYAPSMLLGQNAYNERLRDVLAGVNTDWLHFPIRTGLSKKYGMRLEGGSNEFVWGANLAYNSTQGAMRGSERNTLNGDITLSYTYKNLLFRNQLSVGINKGTESPYGAFSNWVNAMPYDTPYGVDGSLKQYLPPFLSGSTDNINPLYDASLNTMNESRYTELINNFTLDWQFVKGFRLVTRFGISKRTTASDVFLPANHSAFRTYTTDALYFRRGRYTYNTGEGANMEGQATLSYSKNFGGKHQVYAGLDVTTRQVKNYNYGFIAEGFPAESKAFLGNAVQYAANSRPTGTQSTVRTIGLTSNVNYTYNNRYFADLSYRVDGSSQFGSNNRFAPFWSAGLGWNVHHEDFLKNNSVINLLRLRGSVGENGSQQFSAYQAQQMYEYSTNDRYINRSGASLIALGNENLKWQVTKQLNGGAEINIFNSRISASVDYYVKTTSNLLSSRDLPFSTGFTSFTDNVGEVKNTGFETSLNAYVIRNTGAKLNWMLGTRMAYNKNRITKLSNAIKAQSAAYRLSGTAVSTLFEEGYDQNSIWAVRSLGIDPSTGQELFLDANGNLTNVWSASAKVFAGINNPKYNGNLTSVLRYANFTFNLNIGFRWGGQVYNQTLIDRVEVVRSLLQNRNMDRRVLDQRWSKPGDVTFFKAFSDAATLASTRFVMDDNVLELQSASLDYNIAKNAFLKKYGIQNARFGINMSDLLYLSSIKRERGTSYPYARRAGLYLSLTF, encoded by the coding sequence ATGAAGGTATTTGTTGTCATTATTCTTGCTACAATATTAGAAGTGAAAGCTAGTAGTTCTTTTGCGCAGAATATTAACCTCAACGAAAAGAGTGCAACGCTGACCAGTCTTATCAAAAAAATGAGACAGCAAAGTGGTTATGATTTTCTGTATGATGCAGATCTTATCGACGGCTTCAATAACATAAAAATCAATGTCGTTAACAGCACTGTTGAAAAGGCTCTAAATCAAACTCTTAAAGATCTTCCGCTTGCCTATACCATAAGCAACAAGCTAGTTGTAATAAAACGCAAAGTTACCAATCAAACAGGATCAACCATGGTGTTGGCCGATTCCGTGATCAGAGGTCAAGTGTTCGATTCCGATAACAAGGGAATCCCTGGTGTAACCGTGTACAACAAGACCAAAAAAGTTTCGGTACAAACTAATGCATCGGGATCTTATACTATAAAAGGTGAAAAAGGTGATATTCTGGTGTTCAGCTATATCGGATTTGCGCAAAGGGAGGTGCCTGTTGTGCTTACAAATACACCAATGGTTGTGATCCTTAAAGAAAGTATTACTGACATGAAAGATGTTGTGGTGACGGGTATTTTTAACAAGGCAAAAGAAAGTTATACAGGAGCTGTAACTACAATTACAGCCGACCAAATTCAGGCCAATAGAGGACAGAATCTACTGCAAACTATCAAAAACCTAGATCCGGCATTTCAAATTCCAGTAAATAATAGCATGGGAAGTAACCCGAATGTTATCCCTGACGTGACCATTAGGGGCAGGTCGTCCTTACCAACTAGCGTAGCAGACTACAATGCAGGTTTAAACTCCGTGGTTAACGTACCCTTGGTAATCATGGATGGTTTTGAAATCTCACTTACAAGGCTTATGGACTTTAATGATGAAGATATCGAATCTATTAATATTCTAAAGGATGCCTCTGCTACTGCAATTTATGGATCTAGAGGAGCAAATGGCGTTATCGTAATCATACGGAAAAAGCCAAAGCCAGGAAAATTAATTATATCTCCGCGTGTTGATTTCACTACCGAACTACCTGACCTTAGTTCCTATGATATGCTATCGGCGGCGGAAATCCTTCAGTTACAATATAGAGAGGGTTTATACTCTAACGCCTATGCGCCGTCGATGTTGTTGGGTCAAAATGCTTATAATGAGCGATTGAGAGATGTGCTTGCGGGTGTTAACACTGATTGGCTACATTTTCCGATTCGAACGGGGCTTAGCAAAAAATATGGTATGCGATTGGAAGGCGGGAGTAATGAATTTGTTTGGGGAGCCAACTTAGCTTACAATAGTACTCAAGGAGCTATGAGAGGTTCAGAGCGGAATACGTTAAATGGAGATATTACATTATCCTACACCTACAAAAACCTATTGTTTCGTAACCAGCTTAGTGTTGGAATAAATAAGGGCACAGAAAGCCCATACGGTGCTTTTAGTAATTGGGTAAACGCCATGCCTTATGATACACCATATGGGGTTGACGGTTCTTTAAAGCAATATTTGCCTCCTTTTCTATCAGGTAGCACAGATAATATAAACCCTCTCTACGATGCATCATTAAACACAATGAATGAATCGAGGTATACTGAATTGATTAACAATTTCACCCTCGACTGGCAGTTCGTCAAAGGTTTTCGATTGGTTACGCGCTTTGGTATCTCTAAGAGAACGACCGCCTCTGATGTCTTTTTGCCAGCCAACCACTCTGCCTTCCGCACGTATACAACTGATGCCTTGTATTTCCGCAGAGGACGTTACACTTATAACACTGGTGAGGGTGCCAATATGGAGGGGCAGGCTACATTAAGTTATTCTAAAAATTTTGGTGGTAAGCATCAAGTATACGCAGGTCTAGACGTAACAACTCGGCAGGTGAAGAATTATAACTATGGGTTCATTGCGGAAGGGTTTCCAGCTGAAAGTAAGGCCTTTCTAGGGAATGCTGTTCAGTACGCAGCAAACAGCAGGCCAACCGGAACACAAAGCACAGTACGAACAATAGGTTTAACAAGTAATGTCAACTACACCTATAACAATAGGTATTTTGCAGATTTGTCTTACAGAGTAGATGGTAGTTCCCAATTTGGGAGTAATAACCGTTTTGCCCCTTTTTGGAGTGCTGGCCTTGGATGGAACGTACATCATGAGGATTTTCTAAAAAATAATAGCGTCATCAACCTGCTGCGTTTAAGGGGTTCTGTCGGCGAAAACGGCTCCCAGCAATTCTCGGCCTATCAAGCGCAGCAAATGTATGAATATTCTACCAACGACCGTTATATCAACCGAAGTGGTGCATCCTTGATAGCGCTTGGTAATGAAAATCTCAAATGGCAAGTTACAAAGCAATTAAATGGCGGAGCTGAGATTAACATTTTCAATAGTAGGATAAGTGCAAGCGTAGATTACTATGTTAAGACGACATCTAATCTGCTTTCCTCGCGAGACCTTCCCTTTTCTACTGGATTTACCTCTTTCACGGATAACGTTGGCGAAGTAAAAAATACAGGTTTCGAGACCTCCTTAAATGCCTATGTGATTCGTAATACTGGAGCGAAATTAAACTGGATGCTTGGGACGAGGATGGCTTATAATAAGAACAGGATCACAAAACTGTCTAACGCAATTAAAGCACAATCCGCTGCCTATAGGCTTTCAGGAACTGCTGTAAGTACGTTGTTCGAAGAAGGTTATGACCAAAATTCTATATGGGCTGTGCGATCGTTAGGAATAGATCCGAGTACTGGGCAGGAACTTTTTCTTGATGCCAACGGTAATTTGACCAATGTTTGGAGTGCTTCTGCAAAGGTTTTTGCTGGAATCAATAATCCCAAGTACAATGGTAACCTTACTTCAGTGTTACGATATGCTAATTTTACTTTTAACCTTAACATTGGTTTCCGTTGGGGAGGACAAGTCTATAATCAGACACTCATTGACAGGGTAGAAGTAGTAAGGTCCTTATTGCAGAACCGCAACATGGACCGTCGCGTATTAGACCAACGATGGAGCAAACCAGGTGATGTGACTTTCTTTAAAGCCTTTTCTGATGCAGCCACGCTAGCATCTACCAGATTTGTAATGGACGATAATGTTTTGGAATTACAAAGCGCAAGTCTTGACTACAATATTGCAAAAAATGCCTTTTTGAAAAAGTATGGTATCCAGAATGCAAGATTTGGAATAAATATGTCGGATCTGCTCTACCTGTCTTCAATTAAACGTGAAAGAGGTACAAGCTATCCTTATGCAAGACGTGCAGGTCTCTATTTATCACTAACGTTTTAA
- a CDS encoding FecR family protein, which yields MTKTEFLLIANRVATGEASEQEYKIYLTYYNAFQVKESAWDGISDEEKSSIKNLLSERIDQHIRPRILSLWPRLRLAAAVMALVIGTWLFTTNERMSVPEKPGISSASIKPGMNKAILTMASGKKFDLTALEKGASLKLENISITKRNDGSLIYSILPHRKSQEVSYNNISTPRGGHIEINLPDGSHVFLNTASDMKIPSDLVENRRVELLEGEAFFEIAHNKHKPFRVISPNQTIEVLGTKFNVNAYAEENVIKTTLQEGLVRVGNNIINPGQQAINSSGHIIVQSVDPEEAIAWMRGDFFFDGNSFESTMNMISRWYDVEIVYDYKPSGLHLSGQISRARSITEVLERLQELENVRFKIEGRRIRVIK from the coding sequence ATGACCAAGACGGAATTTTTATTAATCGCAAACCGAGTAGCTACCGGGGAAGCGAGTGAGCAGGAGTATAAGATTTACTTAACCTATTACAATGCATTTCAAGTAAAGGAAAGTGCTTGGGATGGGATTTCCGACGAAGAAAAATCCAGTATTAAAAATCTTTTAAGTGAACGTATAGATCAGCACATCAGACCTCGTATCCTTAGCCTATGGCCTAGGTTAAGATTAGCGGCAGCAGTAATGGCACTAGTGATTGGCACTTGGCTATTTACTACGAATGAAAGAATGAGTGTACCAGAAAAGCCTGGTATCTCATCCGCGTCAATTAAACCAGGAATGAATAAAGCAATCCTTACCATGGCGAGCGGTAAGAAGTTTGATTTGACTGCGTTGGAAAAGGGCGCTAGCCTAAAATTGGAAAATATATCAATTACGAAAAGGAATGATGGCAGCTTAATTTATTCCATACTTCCTCATCGTAAAAGTCAAGAAGTTTCGTACAATAATATCTCCACGCCTAGGGGTGGGCATATTGAAATTAATCTGCCTGATGGTTCACACGTTTTTCTTAACACCGCCTCGGACATGAAAATTCCATCTGACTTGGTTGAGAACCGTCGAGTTGAACTTTTGGAAGGTGAAGCCTTCTTTGAGATTGCCCATAATAAGCATAAACCTTTTCGCGTAATAAGTCCAAATCAAACCATAGAAGTATTGGGTACTAAATTTAATGTAAATGCCTATGCAGAAGAAAATGTTATCAAAACTACGTTGCAGGAAGGTCTTGTTCGAGTTGGAAACAATATAATCAATCCAGGCCAACAAGCCATAAATTCAAGTGGTCATATTATAGTTCAATCAGTTGATCCAGAAGAAGCTATTGCCTGGATGCGTGGCGATTTTTTCTTTGATGGAAATAGCTTTGAAAGCACAATGAATATGATTTCCAGATGGTATGATGTAGAGATTGTTTATGACTATAAACCAAGTGGTTTGCATCTTTCAGGGCAGATCTCCAGAGCTAGAAGCATCACCGAGGTTTTGGAACGGCTTCAGGAATTAGAAAACGTTAGATTTAAAATTGAAGGAAGGAGGATCAGGGTGATTAAATAA